A segment of the Geoglobus ahangari genome:
GATCTCAGGCCTCTTAACCGGCACCGCGGTCTCTCTGACGAACACTAATGGCACGACGGCGAAAAACCCTATAACTGCTGCAAACAGTATCGCGCTGCTGTAGTTCACGCCAGAGTAAACGAGGTACAGGGCGAGCGAGGTGCCGAGGACAGCTCCAAGGGTGTCCATCATCCTGTGGAACCCGAATGCCTTGCCGCTCTTCATTCCTGACTCGGCGAGAAGAGCATCCCTCGGAGAAGTCCTTATTCCCTTCCCCACCCTGTCGAGAGTCACGAACAGCCCGGCGAGTGCGGTTGAGTTCGAGAACGAGAGGGCGAGCTTCGAGATCTGGGAGAGCAGGTAGCCTGAGAAGACTATGTGCTTCCTGTTCCCCACCCTGTCGGAAATATAGCCAGAAACGACCTTCACGAGGTTTCCAAATCCGTCCAGTATCCCTCCGACAATTCCAATTCCCGTGTAACCGGCACCGAACCCTCTGAGAAAGAAGGGCAGTATCGGCAGGATAATCTCGCTGCTCATGTCGTTCAGGAAGCTCACGATCCCGAGCAGGAACACGTTCCTGCCGGTACACCCTTGACTCTCCTTCCTCTCCTCCATCGGCAGGAGAGGGTTTTGAGGAAAGGATTATATATTTTACCGGCCAAATTTGTGTGCCCGCCGGCCATGCGTCCCCTGAGCGGTGATGGGGATTCCACAGAGCGGGCAACAACCTCTCTTTTTCGCACGACTTCTGTGATGGGTGACATGATATTCTGGCAAGTTTGCCTTTTGAAAAGAAAAGTTTAAATTCCGAAATGAAATATTCAAATTCGGTGATTGATATGTCTGAGGAGAAAATTATAGAGGTTCTTAAAAATGCCGGAAAGCCTCTGAAGACAAAGGAGATAGCCGAGCTCGCGGGAATGGACAGCAAGGAGGTCTCGAAGATCATATCAAAGCTGAAGAAGGAGGGCAAGATAACCAGCCCCAAGAGGTGCTACTACTCGGTCTGAACCCTAAGATATTTGGGTATTTTATTATATTTTCAGCCACCACACTTTTTCCATGGATTTCAGGAGCATAATTCCCAAGATGCACGGTGCCACCTCGATATGGCTTGCCGCTATGGTGCTGTCCCTTCCGGAGCTGTCCCCGCTCGAGTTCCTCGCATCGCTTTCTGTCTTCTTTGCCGTGGCTGCGGGGCACAACGTCATCTTCAAGGGCAAGGCCGACAGGTGGGACTATCTGGTTCTGTCAGTTGCATCCGCGCTCATATCCTTCACCGCCTTGCAAAATCCCGTGATCTTCCTATACTCCATACCGCTCCTGCTGTCAGTCGCGTTCAGGAAAGACTTCAGGAAGTACGTGATATTCTCCTCCCTGCTGACTACCATCCCCGCCTCGTACATCTCCAGCGAGGTCGCGTTTCTGCTCTTCGTCTCCTTCTCATTTGCGGGGGTGCTGCTGGCCGACTCCTTCATATACTCCGACCGCAGAACCGGGGTTGTGGGCATAGTCCAGTATGCGCTCATATCCTTTCTGACCGCTAAGGTGATGGTGGTGATGACCTCCCTGCTGATCCTTCCATTCCTCGTGAAAATGAGGCTAAAGACCCTTGGCCTCTATCTGCTCTTCTGCGTTCTCGCCTACTCACTTTCGCTGCTTTTAATTATTTATCATGTATAATCTATATTTTTGGTGACCTAATCTTTTAGGGAAAACCATGATATGAACTGCCATTCTCGTCAGGAACATGAAACTGGAAGGAAAGGTTAGCCAGCACGAAAGCGTGCAGAGGATGTACGAGATCGTTTCTGGACAGGGCGTTTCGAACGTCATAGACAGGTTCAACGCGCAGGAGAAGGGAAGGTGCCCCTACTGCACACAGGGTCTGAGCTGTCAGCTCTGCAGCATGGGGCCGTGCAGAATTGGCCCGGGCAAGGAGTACGGAGCCTGTGGGATTGATGCGGCTGGAATGGTCACGAGGAACTTCGTCCACCTGAACATGCTTGGAACGGAGGCGTACACCTATCACGCGATTGAGGCCGCGAAAACACTCAAGGCGACGGCCGAGGGCAAGACTCCATACGAGATAAAGGATGTTGAGAAGCTGAAGTGGTTCGCTCAGCAGCTCGGAATTGAAGGCGAGGACGTGAAGGAGCTCGCGATAAAGGTGGCGGACTTCGTTATAGCCGACCTGAGCTCACACGAGCCCAGCAAGATAGTGCTTGCCTTCACTCCGGAGAAGAGGAGGGAGGTATGGGAGAAGCTCGGCCTGATACCCAACGGAGTGTTCCAGGAGCTTCTGACAGTCGGCAGCTCGTCGATGACGAACGTTGACTCCAACTACGTGTCCCTTGCGATGAAGAGCATGAGGATGGGGATCGTAACCTGCCTCGGCGCGCAGCTCGTCATAGAGACGATTCAGGACATCCTGTTCGGCACACCGATGCCCCATGAGGCCTATGCAGACTTCGGCGTTGTTGATCCTGAGTACGTGAACATAGCAGTCAACGGCCACGAGCCCTTCGTCGGCATGGCCCTCATAAAGCTGGCCGAGAGGGAGGACATTCAGGAGAGGGCAAGGCAGGCCGGAGCCAAGGGCCTCAGAATCGTCGGGTTCATCGAGACAGGACAGGAGATCCTCCAGAGGGTCTCGAGCCCTGTCTTTGTAGGACTTGTAGGCAACTGGATAGTTCAGGAGTACGTGCTGGCGATGGGAGGGATCGACATCTTTGCTGCTGACATGAACTGCACCCTCCCGAGCCTCCCACTCTACCAGAAGTACGGTGTCAAGATCGTGCCTGTCAGCAAGCTCGTCAGGTTAAGGGGAATCAACGAGGGACTCGACTACGAGCCGGAGAAGGCAGAGGAGATCGCGATGAAACTCATTAACATGGCCATAGAGAACTTCAAGGAGAGGAAGAAGAACGTCGAGCCGATAAGGGTCGAGAACAAGAAGAAGATCACCGTCGGCTTCTCACCCGAAGCGATCCTAAAGGCCCTGAACAACGACCTGAACGTGCTGTTCGACGCGCTGAAGAGCGGCAGCATCAAGGGAATCGCAGCGCTCGTCAGCTGCACCACCCTCAAGAACGGCCCGCACGACACGCACTCGGTCACAATAGCCAAGGAGCTGATCAAGAGGGACATACTCGTCCTCTCGATGGGTTGCGGAAACGCGGCGATGCAGCAGGCTGGCTTGACGAGCATGGAGGCAGTTGACCTTGCGGGAGAGAACCTGAAGCAGGTCTGCAAGGCCCTCGGAATTCCGCCTGTGCTGAGCTTCGGAACCTGCACCGACACTGGAAGAGCAGCGTACCTGCTCAAGGTGATTGCCGAGGCTCTTGGAGTTGACATTCCCGATTTGCCGGTAGTTGCAACGGCTCCGGAGTACATGGAGCAGAAGGCCACAATCGACGCGATATTCGCAGTTGCCTACGGCCTGACCGTGCACGTCTCTCCGATACCGCCGATAACCGGCAGCGAGGATGCGGTCAGGCTCTTCACCGAGGACGTGGAGGAGCTCACGGGCGGTAAGGTGATGGTCGAGGAGGATCCGGTTAAGGCGGCTGAGAAGCTGGAGCAGGTCATCATCGAGAAGAGGAAGAAGCTCGGACTCTAAGGAAGAAAGCCGTAGATGTCCGAGATGTGTTTGAGCAAGAGCCTCTCAACCTTTTTTATTTTGAACCTTGGTATCTCGTTTCCAATCGGGCAGAAGTCGTGGACTGTCGCCCTTCTCGTCTCAACGTCGTAGACGACCGGGTAAAGTCTGCAGCCCAACGGCCTGTGCTCGTAAATCTCGCACTTGCAGTCCTTCAGAAAGTAGCACGACCCGTCCACATTCCTGAGAACCCTGATCCCATCCGCCTCCACGCTGAAGTCCTCTCTGCTGTAGCCAAGCTTTTCTATTCTCCTGATGTCCCTCTCGCTCAGCTGCATCTCGGTGTCCTTGCAGCACTCACAGCAGCCGATCTCGGTGCACCTCAGTCTTACCTCCATCTCAACCCCTTCAGAAAGTCCTGAAGGCTCTCCCCTGAGCTCTTGGCAATCCTCTCGAGAATCTTGTACGTGTTTGTGGAGTACTGGATCGCCTTCTTCCCCCTGTAAGCAACTTCCCTCGGGATGTACCTGCTCGCCACCTCCCTGAGGAAGTACTTCCTCACAACTCCTCCCTCACCCCTGTAGACCTTGAGGCTCGGCGGGATCGAGAGCGCGGTCTCGATCACGTCGAAGTGGAGGTAAGGTGCTATGAGCCTGATCTCGTTCACGTAAGACAGCTTGTGATCCCTTACGAGGTTGTTCACACCCAGATTTCTCACGTCCTCTTCTATCGCCCTCTCCAGATTCTTTCCGATCATGTTCTCGTACCTCTTGTACCCTCCGAAGAGCTCGTCTGCACCCTGGCCGAATATTATCTCGTCAAAGCCCATCCTCTTCGCATGACTCATCGCGAGGTATATCGGAACCGCGATGGACACCTGAAGGGGGTTGGTGTTCTCTATAGCCCTCACAACGTCCACGAGGACCTTTCTGACCACTTCCTCATCGAACCTAAGAATCTCGACCTCCCTGCCGAGGAGTCTTGCAGTCTCTCTTATCCTCTCCTCCTCCGCCTTCGAGGCGGTGACACTGATCAGCGGAACGTCGTAGAAGTGTGTGAGGAATGAGGAGTCCACGCCACCGGAGAAGCTTATGCAGGCGTTTTTAACCCGAACCTTCTCGAGAGACGAGACTATCCTCTCCTCCGCCTCTTTCTCGTCGAACTCCATCCTCTCAAAGACGTCATCGACGCTGAATATCTCCTGCCTTATTATCTCCCCATCGTAGCCTACCTCCACATACTCTCCCGGCAGAACCTCCCGGTGGTTGGGAACGAACCTTTTGAAGGACGATATCTGGAGGTCTGAGTTGTAGTAGAGGGGCTTTGAGCCGAGCACGTCTTTCGAGAGCACAACCCTGTCAGATCTGAAGGAGACTGCATAGAACAGAGACCTCACGTCCTTGGGCAATAGACTCTCGGGCCTGCTCTCCACTCCCTCGAAGAACGTCAGCCCCTCCTGACGGGAGGGGTACCTGAGCTCAACGTCCACGCTCCTTATCCTGCTGCCGTCCAGCACGGGTGTGGCAGTGAGAGACATCGCTCATACTCCTTACGAACACATTTTTAAAATTTGGGGACTTGGCTGGAAGGAGCATGCACAACAGAAATTTTCCACTTCCGAAATGTCATGTGACTCTGTTCT
Coding sequences within it:
- a CDS encoding winged helix-turn-helix transcriptional regulator, which translates into the protein MSEEKIIEVLKNAGKPLKTKEIAELAGMDSKEVSKIISKLKKEGKITSPKRCYYSV
- a CDS encoding MFS transporter, whose amino-acid sequence is MEERKESQGCTGRNVFLLGIVSFLNDMSSEIILPILPFFLRGFGAGYTGIGIVGGILDGFGNLVKVVSGYISDRVGNRKHIVFSGYLLSQISKLALSFSNSTALAGLFVTLDRVGKGIRTSPRDALLAESGMKSGKAFGFHRMMDTLGAVLGTSLALYLVYSGVNYSSAILFAAVIGFFAVVPLVFVRETAVPVKRPEISFRLKKFAVFSFFVGLANISYMFFMLRAESLGVEEAIGLYLLFNVVYALCSYPFGVFAERVGKTRSLSLGYLFMTAASLSMFAGESLPLLLAGFVLYGLYMSVVEAQQRALASDLSISYGFGMGTYHFVFGVSTIVGNTIAGMIADISLNLVFAYSAILSFTAAVLYATIKF
- the cooS gene encoding anaerobic carbon-monoxide dehydrogenase catalytic subunit, which codes for MKLEGKVSQHESVQRMYEIVSGQGVSNVIDRFNAQEKGRCPYCTQGLSCQLCSMGPCRIGPGKEYGACGIDAAGMVTRNFVHLNMLGTEAYTYHAIEAAKTLKATAEGKTPYEIKDVEKLKWFAQQLGIEGEDVKELAIKVADFVIADLSSHEPSKIVLAFTPEKRREVWEKLGLIPNGVFQELLTVGSSSMTNVDSNYVSLAMKSMRMGIVTCLGAQLVIETIQDILFGTPMPHEAYADFGVVDPEYVNIAVNGHEPFVGMALIKLAEREDIQERARQAGAKGLRIVGFIETGQEILQRVSSPVFVGLVGNWIVQEYVLAMGGIDIFAADMNCTLPSLPLYQKYGVKIVPVSKLVRLRGINEGLDYEPEKAEEIAMKLINMAIENFKERKKNVEPIRVENKKKITVGFSPEAILKALNNDLNVLFDALKSGSIKGIAALVSCTTLKNGPHDTHSVTIAKELIKRDILVLSMGCGNAAMQQAGLTSMEAVDLAGENLKQVCKALGIPPVLSFGTCTDTGRAAYLLKVIAEALGVDIPDLPVVATAPEYMEQKATIDAIFAVAYGLTVHVSPIPPITGSEDAVRLFTEDVEELTGGKVMVEEDPVKAAEKLEQVIIEKRKKLGL
- a CDS encoding YkgJ family cysteine cluster protein; translation: MEVRLRCTEIGCCECCKDTEMQLSERDIRRIEKLGYSREDFSVEADGIRVLRNVDGSCYFLKDCKCEIYEHRPLGCRLYPVVYDVETRRATVHDFCPIGNEIPRFKIKKVERLLLKHISDIYGFLP
- a CDS encoding asparagine synthase C-terminal domain-containing protein, coding for MSLTATPVLDGSRIRSVDVELRYPSRQEGLTFFEGVESRPESLLPKDVRSLFYAVSFRSDRVVLSKDVLGSKPLYYNSDLQISSFKRFVPNHREVLPGEYVEVGYDGEIIRQEIFSVDDVFERMEFDEKEAEERIVSSLEKVRVKNACISFSGGVDSSFLTHFYDVPLISVTASKAEEERIRETARLLGREVEILRFDEEVVRKVLVDVVRAIENTNPLQVSIAVPIYLAMSHAKRMGFDEIIFGQGADELFGGYKRYENMIGKNLERAIEEDVRNLGVNNLVRDHKLSYVNEIRLIAPYLHFDVIETALSIPPSLKVYRGEGGVVRKYFLREVASRYIPREVAYRGKKAIQYSTNTYKILERIAKSSGESLQDFLKGLRWR